TGGCTTCATCGCCAGTCACGGAAATTCTGGTCGAAAACGGAAAAGTGAGCGGGGCAAAGACAGCAGCAAGTGAATTCAGAGCCAACCAAGTGATTGCCACCGTTCCGAATCAAGTGATCGCTCAATTGATCAAACCGTTGAACGAAACTTTCGCGGCCAAACTCAATGAGGTGAAATATTTCGGAGCGTTCTGCACCATTTTGGAGCTTGACCGACCATTGAGTCACGTTTACTGGCTGAACATGGCCGATGCCGATTTTCCTTTCGGTGGCGTTATCGAACACACCAATTTCATCGGAGCGAACAAGTATGGGAACACGCACATCGTTTATCTTTCAAGATACTTTACGGCTGAAGAGGAAATGGCCAAACTATCGGAAGAGGAATTGAAACAGACCATGTTGCAGGGCGTTCGAAAAGCGTTTCCCGAATTTTCGGAAAAGCATCTGAAGAACGTGCATGTTTTCCGAACGAATACAGCGGCCACGGTCTGCGACCTGAACTTCTCAACCAAGGTCAAAGCATGCCGATCGGAAATAGAAGGTTTTACCATAGCCAATATGATGCACATTTATCCTGACGAACGCAGCGTAAATAACGCCATCCGCGTGGCCGCAAATGTTTGCCAGTCGTTGGGCATGGATTGCGAGGAAGTTCCGTTGGGAAATTCATTATCAGGTCAGATTGGAATCAAATAACATGGGTTTCAATCTCAAAAAGGAAAATCTGACCGTCACCGCCTTGGGGCTTGCGCTTTGGGGGCTTTACGCATTCGCCACGGCATTTCCCGATTCGCTTTGGGGATTGCATCATCTCGCTTTTCTCAGCCCTGTAGCTAAAGCAAGTTACCTTTCGTTGTCCTTCATGTTGGTGCTTTCAGGTCTTTTCGACCTTCCATCTTTCCAA
Above is a window of Flavobacteriales bacterium DNA encoding:
- a CDS encoding NAD(P)-binding protein, coding for MSMAYLAARSGKTVTVLEAGEKFGGLLDTFEIGGTRLEKFYHHFFLDDRELHWLLHELGLSNNVMYRETSMGIYRDGKIHDFNTPTDLLRFSPLNLLDKVRFGATSFLLGKFYNWRKHEERSAYEWFKKWCGERVTATIWEPLLRVKFGVHYKDVPLAWMIGRLGQRLNSRKNGKEMLGYLDGSLQVLNDRLTERLRTMGVQLVASSPVTEILVENGKVSGAKTAASEFRANQVIATVPNQVIAQLIKPLNETFAAKLNEVKYFGAFCTILELDRPLSHVYWLNMADADFPFGGVIEHTNFIGANKYGNTHIVYLSRYFTAEEEMAKLSEEELKQTMLQGVRKAFPEFSEKHLKNVHVFRTNTAATVCDLNFSTKVKACRSEIEGFTIANMMHIYPDERSVNNAIRVAANVCQSLGMDCEEVPLGNSLSGQIGIK